atatgcatacatatagtattactaaaaatattgtaaaaattgacttaatcaaagaaaataatatatgtttAACATACTATACTTTATctggaaaatgaaattcattaaacATTGTTGTAAAGTAACAGATAAAAATCACGAGCCGGCGTACAGTCAAAATTTCgcaaaaaaatttatttcaaataattcatgTATTTCCTTAAAGTACCTTAAAGTTTCCGTACTAGTAGGTTCCGTCGGATTCATTTTGGCGATATATATTCTATTTGAATTTGtctacaattaatataatttgttttgTTACAGGTtacaatatgtatttatttattgcacACTGCGTATCAGTGTTACCAATTATCAATATATTCCCTTTCGTTAGTGACTTTAATACcaatattaaaataactatATCCGATAAAGATTCTAGAATTACTGATTCTTGGAAATTAGAAATGAATAGAAGctgttgaaaataaatattatctaatatttaGTATGTATCTTTCAAAcgaaaatatcttaaaattaaataatgagaATAGTATGGTTATTAAGATCGAATAAAGAAGGTTGACTTCGTTTTTCCATGCTCtgcaagaatattaaaaaatagatatatggtcttatttttaaaaaataataatgacCTTGAAatctcgtaaaaaaaaaaataataatcataagAAAAAACTAATTCTACCATTACACGTGGTCCTTAAAATAATGTAACTTCATACAACAATAAATGGAGAAGATATATAAGTGAGATccattataacgagacgtgataaagtgcacgcgtaccgagcgaaaattcaaagtcgattttctcgaaagcaaagcctcaaacgaaaaatttttattctatattttcgacttcttttttcgcgtagaatcactcccttttcgcatgtaccaccagttaccaaccaccctataCGTGGTCCCATTTAACTGGACCACTCTATATGGTAAGGGTATAgtttttattttcatacaaatgtatttaaataattttttaacaatgtaATATGTAcctcgtttaattaaaaatgaattttcactTATATGTGAAAAAGATTTCATGATTtcttaaagaaatttaataagttTTAGTATTgttgaattaattattcatattgaTTTCTATCACTATGCAAGATTGCATAATTAACTTTGATacaattgtaattaaaaatgtgTAAACTCATTCTGTGTTAGTTTTCATGGCGCAGTTTTACTGATCACAAGTATGCCTTTAAAAGGTATAAATGTATTAGAATTGGCTGGGCTAGCACCAGGCCCTTTTTGTGGAATGATATTAGCCCAATTTGGTGCATCTGTAATCAGAGTAGACAAGGTATAACTAATGATTAGGCGATCATGTTTTAAGCTCGTATTTTGgtcatgtatatataaatttttaaatatttattttttatagatttatggATCTTATAATGCCATTGATTGTCTGGGTCATGGAAAAAGGTCAATTgcgttaaatttaaaagtttatgaAGGTTCTAATATATTTAGGAAATTGATCAATCAAAGTGATGTGCTTATAGACCCTTATAGACCTGGTTTgtattctttaataaatatattattgttattatatatatatttttttagatattaattaatattaaaataggaGTAATGGAAAAAATGAAACTAGGACCAGAAGAACTTATGGGAATAAACAAGAGGTTGATATATGCTAGGTTAACAGGATTTGGGCATAATGGACCTTATGCTAATATGGCTGGAcatgatataaattatttagcTCTATCTGGTAATTTAAAAACACCATATGTATTCtagcttattttattttaagtaaGACATATTTACTAAACTGCTTTTGATAATGTTCAggtttattatcattatttggaCGTCACAATCAGAAACCAACACCACCAGTCAATTTAGTAGCTGATTTTGCTGGTGGTGGATTAATGTGTGCTTTTGGTATAATACTAGCATTATTTGAACGTAGCAAGAGTGGCATTGGTCAAGTGATTGATGCATCAATGGTAGATGGATCTGCATATCTAGGCAGTTGGTTCTTTAGATCTCAAAATGTGCCTGGATTATGGGGAAATCCTCGTGGTAAAAATATGTAAGGATCTCTAAGTTATATCATTATCTATTTCCTATTTCttttatagtttcatataaataaataattaaataatatttcttacaaaTAGATTAGATTCTGGAACACACTTTTATGATACTTATGAAACAAAAGATAAACAATATATGTGTGTTGGAGCAATTGAATCTAAGTTTTATGAGATATTTTTAGAGAAACTTGGAATTTCATCTCATGAAATGCCACAATTTGAGAATTTTGAAGAGAGccgtaaaaaattagaaaagataTTCAAACAAAAGACTCAAGCAGAATGGTGTGCCATATTTGATGGTACAGATGCTTGTGTAACACCTGTTCTAAATTTAAAAGATGTTGCATCACATGCACATAATAaggaaagaaatatatttaagacTGAAGACAATGGTTTGGTAACTCCAAATCCTGCTCCACGTTTATCTCGTACTCCTGGAATGTCTAAAAAACATGAAGGAAGTGCTAAATTGGGTGAGCACACTACAGAAATTCTTACTGAATTAGATTTTAAACCAGAAGAAATTGCTAATTTAATAGCAAATGGAATTGTTAATCAAGGAATGAAACATTCTAAactttaacacgttgacgccggcATGCATCATCGGCGGGTCACACGTGTCTGTCCCGAGGGGCGACAATGGGTTACACATGTATTTCACAAAATAGGTAGTGATCCAGCGCCGCCCCACGAAGCAGACAGTGAATTCGGGCGCCAGCGTCAACGTGTTAAGCATATAATTTATTCTcattaaaatgtttatatatatttgttaactCATGCAATAATATAAGAAAGGTTGTTAGTGTCCTAAAAAGCGAAAAGCTAGCAGTTTATATTAAAGATTACTAATTACTCTATTTATTGACAATCAAAACTACTagtaatcatatttttatattttcttaatacaACTTATTGTCCTCAAGAAAATAAAGTACcaatattaatgataattttgTGGATATGCAAAATGGCTTTGGTATCTTTTATTGTTTCTGTCAGAATTTACAGGAAATAATAtcaaaacaaatattattccTATGACGTATATTTTGTGTATGTTTCATTTCTTATGCATGGACATGGCTGTTCCTGTTAACTCTTGAAGGTCAACACGAACAACGTGCTCTGTATAATTGTATGTTCTTCAGGCAcagtgtatgtatatttatggggaagaaacgaaaaattgcACTTTCATTgtttaacgataaaaaattaaactttaaaCACTTAAATAAGCTGATACACTTTAAGAGTATATATGCGCACGTGATTATGCCCCTATTTGAGGATTGAATGTTTACAGTTgaaagtttacagtgtatctTGCTTGTATAAATGTTTGAGAATGTTTGTCTTctacaaaaattgaaaaatacctGTACAAGTCGATGGATGAAGAATGTTTATGTTCTCCTCGGAATGTCCGCGGTTTGTCTCATGTATTCAGAATGCACGTTGATTGGTTGTTATCAAAACTTAATTTTCTAATCAACGGTACCCTGACTGTCAGGACTACCTTTCCATGCGCTTTCTTCTGGTAAGGGCGTAAACTGAACTGACACGAGGTGTTCGTTTTTCCGGAAAGATCGTGATATTCCTCCTGGTCAGAAACTTTGGCAATTTGTACTGTTataatatatttccaaattattctTTAGAAATACTAAATTTATAACACATCTCTGGTTATTAAGTGtgcattaaattaaaattctaagtaattctaaaaatatgctgtctattacttataatatttaataatttaagaatTTAGCTCAAAAATCGCTTTCTTTGCGATCGTGCTAATAGCTTTACCGATGATGGCCTCATGTGCTTCTTTTGTGTGTACCCGACGGAACATCTTATGTGTAATACATATCTTAATAGTTTATAGTGGATAGTTCACTttgcatatttacatatatatta
This DNA window, taken from Bombus terrestris chromosome 3, iyBomTerr1.2, whole genome shotgun sequence, encodes the following:
- the LOC100644007 gene encoding alpha-methylacyl-CoA racemase isoform X3; translated protein: MIYGSYNAIDCLGHGKRSIALNLKVYEGSNIFRKLINQSDVLIDPYRPGVMEKMKLGPEELMGINKRLIYARLTGFGHNGPYANMAGHDINYLALSGLLSLFGRHNQKPTPPVNLVADFAGGGLMCAFGIILALFERSKSGIGQVIDASMVDGSAYLGSWFFRSQNVPGLWGNPRGKNILDSGTHFYDTYETKDKQYMCVGAIESKFYEIFLEKLGISSHEMPQFENFEESRKKLEKIFKQKTQAEWCAIFDGTDACVTPVLNLKDVASHAHNKERNIFKTEDNGLVTPNPAPRLSRTPGMSKKHEGSAKLGEHTTEILTELDFKPEEIANLIANGIVNQGMKHSKL
- the LOC100644007 gene encoding alpha-methylacyl-CoA racemase isoform X1, with the protein product MPLKGINVLELAGLAPGPFCGMILAQFGASVIRVDKIYGSYNAIDCLGHGKRSIALNLKVYEGSNIFRKLINQSDVLIDPYRPGVMEKMKLGPEELMGINKRLIYARLTGFGHNGPYANMAGHDINYLALSGLLSLFGRHNQKPTPPVNLVADFAGGGLMCAFGIILALFERSKSGIGQVIDASMVDGSAYLGSWFFRSQNVPGLWGNPRGKNILDSGTHFYDTYETKDKQYMCVGAIESKFYEIFLEKLGISSHEMPQFENFEESRKKLEKIFKQKTQAEWCAIFDGTDACVTPVLNLKDVASHAHNKERNIFKTEDNGLVTPNPAPRLSRTPGMSKKHEGSAKLGEHTTEILTELDFKPEEIANLIANGIVNQGMKHSKL
- the LOC100644007 gene encoding alpha-methylacyl-CoA racemase isoform X2 produces the protein MPLKGINVLELAGLAPGPFCGMILAQFGASVIRVDKIYGSYNAIDCLGHGKRSIALNLKVYEGSNIFRKLINQSDVLIDPYRPGPEELMGINKRLIYARLTGFGHNGPYANMAGHDINYLALSGLLSLFGRHNQKPTPPVNLVADFAGGGLMCAFGIILALFERSKSGIGQVIDASMVDGSAYLGSWFFRSQNVPGLWGNPRGKNILDSGTHFYDTYETKDKQYMCVGAIESKFYEIFLEKLGISSHEMPQFENFEESRKKLEKIFKQKTQAEWCAIFDGTDACVTPVLNLKDVASHAHNKERNIFKTEDNGLVTPNPAPRLSRTPGMSKKHEGSAKLGEHTTEILTELDFKPEEIANLIANGIVNQGMKHSKL